In Streptomyces sp. NBC_00414, a single window of DNA contains:
- a CDS encoding RNA polymerase-binding protein RbpA, translated as MSERALRGTRLVVTSYETDRGIDLAPRQAVEYACEKGHRFEMPFSVEAEIPPEWECKVCGAQALLVDGDGPEEKKAKPARTHWDMLMERRTREELEEVLEERLAVLRSGAMNIAVHPRDSRKSA; from the coding sequence ATGAGTGAGCGAGCTCTTCGCGGCACGCGCCTCGTGGTGACTAGCTACGAGACGGACCGCGGCATCGACCTGGCCCCGCGCCAGGCCGTGGAGTACGCATGCGAGAAGGGCCATCGATTCGAGATGCCCTTCTCGGTGGAGGCGGAGATCCCGCCGGAGTGGGAGTGCAAGGTCTGCGGGGCCCAGGCACTCCTGGTGGACGGCGACGGCCCTGAAGAGAAGAAGGCCAAGCCCGCGCGTACGCATTGGGACATGCTGATGGAACGGCGTACGCGAGAGGAGCTCGAAGAGGTCCTCGAAGAGCGCTTGGCCGTGCTTCGATCCGGAGCCATGAACATTGCGGTCCACCCTCGGGACAGCCGCAAGTCCGCGTAG
- a CDS encoding phosphotransferase family protein, whose protein sequence is MATAPRPRPRTTTRDPEELARRLTAWLAGRLPGAGAVDVRVPASNGLSSETLLFDIEHPQPPCRACALRLAADPAAYTVFPVYDLPRQYRTMRLVADRTDVPVPRVLWLEEDPGPLGAPFFVMERVEGRVPPDVMPYTYEGSWLHAASGAERERLETASVGLLARLHDQVPVKEAGFLASPGDGSPLRSHVEAQRAYYAWVVDGLSRSPLIEAAFDRLDTLWPRDEGETVISWGDARIGNVIYDGFEPVAVLDWEMAALAPREVDLGWMIYLHRFFQDLTESFGQRGLPGFLSRDRVEARYAELTGHPPRDMDFHILYAALRHAVVMLRVAYRQVHFGEADVPADPDTLILHHDSLRAMVRGGYRE, encoded by the coding sequence ATGGCGACCGCACCCCGTCCCCGGCCCCGCACGACGACCCGTGACCCGGAGGAGCTCGCACGACGGCTGACCGCCTGGCTCGCCGGCCGGCTGCCCGGCGCCGGAGCGGTCGACGTCCGCGTCCCCGCGTCCAACGGACTGTCGAGCGAGACCCTGCTCTTCGACATCGAACACCCCCAACCACCGTGTCGTGCCTGCGCGTTGCGGCTCGCGGCGGACCCGGCGGCGTACACCGTCTTCCCGGTCTACGACCTGCCGCGCCAGTACCGCACCATGCGGCTGGTCGCGGACCGCACGGACGTCCCGGTGCCGCGGGTGCTGTGGCTGGAGGAGGATCCGGGCCCGCTCGGGGCGCCCTTCTTCGTCATGGAACGCGTCGAGGGACGCGTACCGCCCGACGTCATGCCCTATACCTACGAGGGCAGTTGGCTGCACGCGGCGAGCGGGGCCGAGCGTGAACGGCTGGAGACGGCCTCGGTCGGACTCCTCGCCCGGTTGCACGACCAGGTCCCGGTGAAGGAGGCCGGTTTCCTCGCGTCCCCCGGAGACGGAAGCCCTCTGCGGAGCCACGTCGAGGCCCAACGCGCCTACTACGCATGGGTGGTCGACGGGCTGTCACGCTCGCCCCTCATCGAGGCCGCCTTCGACCGGCTCGACACGCTCTGGCCGCGGGACGAGGGCGAGACGGTGATCAGCTGGGGCGACGCACGCATCGGGAACGTCATCTACGACGGTTTCGAGCCCGTCGCGGTGCTCGACTGGGAGATGGCGGCACTGGCACCGCGCGAGGTCGACCTCGGCTGGATGATCTACCTGCACCGCTTCTTCCAGGACCTCACGGAGAGCTTCGGACAGCGCGGACTGCCCGGCTTCCTGAGCAGGGACCGGGTGGAGGCGCGCTATGCCGAACTCACCGGCCACCCACCGCGGGACATGGACTTCCACATCCTGTACGCGGCACTGCGGCACGCCGTCGTCATGCTGCGCGTCGCCTACCGCCAGGTGCACTTCGGCGAGGCCGACGTCCCGGCGGATCCGGACACACTGATCCTGCACCATGACAGCCTGCGAGCCATGGTGCGGGGCGGTTACCGGGAATGA
- a CDS encoding glycerophosphodiester phosphodiesterase — MISHIRHPYLDHPGPIAFAHRGGAADGLENTAAQFRRAVEAGYRYIETDVHATADGKLVAFHDSTLDRVTDGAGRIADLPWDDVRHARVAGAEPVPLFEELLEAFPDIRWNVDVKAEPALRPLLDLIGRTGSWDRVCVGSFSEARVARAQRVAGPRLATSYGVRGVLGLRLRSWGLPAALRNSAVCAQVPESQSGVPVVDRRFVRAAHARGLQVHVWTVNEPERMHRLLDLGVDGIMTDHIETLRGVLRDRGAWA, encoded by the coding sequence GTGATCTCGCACATACGCCACCCCTACCTCGACCATCCCGGGCCCATAGCCTTCGCCCACCGGGGCGGGGCCGCCGACGGCCTGGAGAACACCGCGGCCCAGTTCCGCCGCGCGGTCGAGGCCGGCTACCGGTACATCGAGACCGACGTGCACGCCACGGCGGACGGAAAACTCGTCGCCTTCCACGACTCGACGCTGGACCGGGTGACCGACGGGGCGGGCCGGATAGCGGACCTCCCCTGGGACGACGTGCGGCACGCGCGCGTGGCGGGCGCCGAGCCGGTCCCCCTGTTCGAGGAGCTGCTGGAGGCCTTCCCCGACATCCGGTGGAACGTCGACGTGAAGGCGGAGCCCGCGCTGCGCCCGCTCCTCGACCTGATCGGGCGCACCGGCTCCTGGGACCGCGTCTGCGTCGGCTCCTTCTCCGAGGCCCGGGTCGCCCGCGCCCAGCGGGTGGCCGGCCCCCGCCTGGCGACCTCGTACGGCGTCCGGGGCGTCCTGGGGCTGCGCCTGCGGTCGTGGGGACTGCCCGCCGCGCTGCGGAACTCGGCGGTCTGCGCCCAGGTGCCCGAGAGCCAGTCGGGCGTCCCGGTGGTCGACCGCCGCTTCGTGCGCGCGGCCCACGCGCGCGGGCTGCAGGTCCACGTGTGGACGGTCAACGAACCCGAGCGGATGCACCGCCTTCTGGACCTGGGAGTCGATGGCATCATGACCGATCACATCGAGACGCTGCGCGGGGTCCTGCGGGACCGTGGCGCCTGGGCCTGA
- a CDS encoding SCO1417 family MocR-like transcription factor produces the protein MAQWTSAVGAAQLARLLNSQQERPAGPGTRRPPAYRALADGVRLLVLEGRVPVAARLPAERELALSLSVSRTTVAAAYEALRAEGFLESRRGAGSWTAVPAGNPLPARGLEPLPPETLGSMIDLGCAALPAPEPWLTRAVQGALEELPPYAHTHGDYPAGLPALRQTLAERYTARGIPTMPEQIMVTTGAMGAIDAICHLFAPRGERIAVESPSYANILQLMREAGARLVPVAMAEGLAGWDMDRWRQVLRDAAPRLAYVVADFHNPTGALADEDQRRQLVDAARSAGTVLVVDETMSELDLAEGLERPRPVCGFDPAGSTVITVGSASKAFWAGMRIGWVRAAPDVIRSLVAARAYADLGTPVLEQLAVNWLLSTGGWEQAVDVRRNQARENRDALVGALRRELPDWEFDVPRGGLTLWVRTGGLSGSRLAEVGERVGVRVPSGPRFGVDGAFEGYVRLPFTVGGAVADEAAARLAAAARMVASGAHGGTETPRTFVA, from the coding sequence ATGGCGCAGTGGACTTCGGCGGTGGGGGCCGCTCAGCTCGCCCGGCTGCTCAACTCACAGCAGGAGCGCCCCGCGGGCCCCGGCACGCGTCGGCCGCCCGCCTACCGCGCCCTCGCCGACGGCGTCCGGCTGCTCGTCCTCGAAGGCCGGGTTCCCGTGGCCGCGCGTCTGCCCGCCGAGCGCGAACTGGCCCTCTCCCTGTCCGTCAGCCGCACCACCGTGGCCGCCGCCTACGAGGCACTGCGCGCCGAGGGCTTCCTGGAGTCCCGCAGGGGAGCGGGCAGCTGGACCGCCGTACCGGCGGGGAACCCGCTGCCCGCGCGCGGCCTCGAACCCCTGCCGCCCGAGACCCTCGGCTCCATGATCGACCTGGGCTGCGCCGCCCTGCCCGCCCCCGAACCCTGGCTCACCCGCGCCGTCCAGGGCGCCCTGGAGGAGCTGCCGCCGTACGCCCACACGCACGGCGACTATCCGGCGGGGCTGCCCGCGCTGCGCCAGACCCTCGCCGAGCGGTACACCGCGCGCGGCATTCCCACCATGCCCGAGCAGATCATGGTGACCACCGGGGCCATGGGCGCCATCGACGCCATCTGTCACCTCTTCGCCCCTCGCGGGGAACGCATCGCCGTCGAGTCGCCCTCGTACGCCAACATCCTTCAGCTGATGCGCGAGGCCGGTGCCCGGCTGGTGCCCGTCGCCATGGCCGAGGGGCTCGCGGGCTGGGACATGGACCGCTGGCGGCAGGTGCTGCGTGACGCGGCCCCCCGGCTCGCCTATGTCGTCGCCGACTTCCACAACCCGACCGGCGCGCTCGCCGACGAGGACCAGCGGCGGCAGCTCGTCGACGCCGCGCGGTCCGCCGGCACCGTGCTGGTCGTGGACGAGACCATGAGTGAACTGGACCTGGCCGAAGGGCTCGAACGGCCGCGCCCCGTCTGCGGGTTCGACCCGGCCGGGTCGACGGTCATCACGGTCGGTTCTGCCAGCAAGGCCTTCTGGGCCGGGATGCGGATCGGCTGGGTCCGCGCCGCGCCCGACGTGATCCGCAGCCTGGTCGCGGCCCGCGCCTACGCCGACCTCGGCACCCCCGTCCTGGAACAGCTTGCCGTCAACTGGCTGCTCAGCACGGGTGGTTGGGAGCAGGCCGTGGACGTGCGGCGTAACCAGGCCCGCGAGAACCGGGACGCGCTGGTGGGGGCGCTGCGCCGGGAACTGCCCGACTGGGAGTTCGACGTGCCCCGCGGTGGACTCACCCTGTGGGTGCGCACGGGGGGTCTGTCCGGGTCGCGGCTGGCCGAGGTCGGTGAACGGGTGGGCGTACGGGTGCCGTCGGGGCCCCGGTTCGGGGTGGACGGGGCCTTCGAAGGCTATGTGCGGCTGCCGTTCACGGTCGGCGGGGCGGTCGCCGACGAGGCCGCTGCGCGGTTGGCGGCGGCGGCGCGGATGGTTGCGAGCGGCGCGCACGGGGGGACGGAGACGCCACGCACGTTCGTGGCGTGA
- a CDS encoding Lrp/AsnC family transcriptional regulator translates to MEELDRHIVQLLVEDGRMSYTDLGKATGLSTSAVHQRVRRLEQRGVIRGYAAVVDPEAVGLPLTAFISVKPFDPSAPDDIAERLAGVPEIEACHSVAGDENYILKVRVATPHELEELLARLRSLAGVSTRTTVVLSTPYEARPPKI, encoded by the coding sequence ATGGAGGAGCTGGACCGCCACATCGTGCAGCTGCTCGTCGAAGACGGGCGGATGAGTTACACCGACCTGGGCAAGGCCACGGGCCTGTCCACGTCGGCCGTGCACCAGCGGGTGCGCCGGCTGGAGCAGCGGGGCGTCATCCGCGGGTATGCCGCGGTCGTCGACCCGGAGGCCGTGGGACTGCCGCTGACGGCCTTCATCTCGGTGAAACCCTTCGACCCCAGTGCCCCGGACGACATCGCCGAACGGCTGGCGGGGGTCCCGGAGATCGAGGCCTGCCACAGCGTCGCCGGCGACGAGAACTACATCCTCAAGGTCCGTGTCGCGACACCGCACGAGCTGGAGGAGCTGCTCGCGCGCCTGCGCTCGCTGGCGGGGGTGTCCACGCGGACGACGGTGGTCCTCTCGACGCCGTACGAGGCCCGGCCGCCGAAGATCTGA
- the fxsA gene encoding FxsA family membrane protein → MTTGASIPPSSSASSGRPRRSRLLRFLPLGVAAWLVLEIWLLTVVAGAASGFAVVVLLIAGFVLGSVVIKRAGRRAFRALSETLQQQQSGALPEGRANSEGNGLMMLGGLLLMLPGLISDALGLLLLVPPVQKALGRYAERTFERKVREASGSFGSAFQQARIHRPDGKVVQGEVIREDAPRDRRDNPGSHPPLTG, encoded by the coding sequence ATGACGACTGGCGCATCGATCCCGCCCTCCTCCTCCGCTTCCTCCGGTCGGCCCCGGCGCTCCCGGCTGCTGAGGTTCCTGCCGCTGGGCGTCGCCGCGTGGCTCGTGCTGGAGATCTGGCTGCTGACGGTGGTGGCGGGCGCGGCCAGCGGCTTCGCGGTGGTGGTGCTGCTGATCGCCGGGTTCGTCCTCGGGTCCGTGGTCATCAAGCGGGCCGGTCGGCGGGCCTTCCGTGCGCTGAGCGAGACGCTGCAACAGCAGCAGAGCGGGGCGCTGCCTGAGGGCCGGGCCAATTCCGAGGGCAACGGCCTGATGATGCTCGGGGGACTCCTCCTGATGCTGCCGGGGCTGATCTCCGACGCGCTCGGGCTGCTTCTGCTGGTGCCGCCGGTACAGAAGGCGCTGGGCCGGTATGCGGAGCGGACGTTCGAGCGCAAGGTGCGGGAGGCTTCGGGGTCCTTCGGCAGCGCGTTTCAGCAGGCGCGGATTCATCGGCCCGACGGGAAGGTCGTGCAGGGCGAGGTGATCCGCGAGGACGCGCCGCGGGACCGCCGGGACAACCCGGGCTCACACCCGCCGCTGACCGGCTGA
- a CDS encoding MFS transporter, translating into MGTDTVRERAADGAAERRREQRGWYFYDWACSVYSTSVLTVFLGPYLTSVAKAAADADGFVHPLGIPLRAGSFFAYSVSASVILSIFVMPLAGAAADRSGRKKPLLALSAYLGAAATAGMFFLDGDRYLLGGLLLIVANASLAVSMVLYNSYLPQIAPPEERDAVSSRGWAFGYAAGSLVLVANLVLYTAHDSFGVSEAMAVRICLASAGIWWGAFTLIPLKRLRDRRAPSGSADRFAPGWRQLAATVRDMRRQPLTLAFLLAYLVYNDGIQTVISQASVYGSEELGLDQSTLIVAVLLVQLLAVAGALGMGRLARTYGAKRIILGSLVAWTLTLAAGYFLPAGAPGWFFVLAAGIGLVLGGSQALSRSLFSHLVPPGKEAEYFSAYEMSDRGMSWLGPLLFGLTYQLTGSYRDAIISLVAFFVLGFVLLARVPVRQAVRDAGNPVPARI; encoded by the coding sequence GTGGGCACCGACACCGTGCGGGAACGGGCGGCCGACGGGGCCGCCGAACGGCGGCGCGAGCAACGCGGCTGGTACTTCTACGACTGGGCGTGTTCCGTCTACTCGACGAGCGTGCTCACCGTGTTCCTCGGCCCCTATCTGACCTCGGTGGCCAAGGCCGCCGCGGACGCGGACGGATTCGTGCACCCGCTGGGGATCCCCCTGCGCGCGGGCTCGTTCTTCGCCTACTCCGTGTCCGCGTCCGTGATCCTGTCGATCTTCGTGATGCCGCTGGCGGGCGCGGCGGCCGACCGCAGCGGCCGCAAGAAGCCGCTCCTCGCGCTCTCGGCCTACCTGGGCGCCGCGGCCACGGCGGGCATGTTCTTCCTGGACGGCGACCGCTATCTGCTGGGCGGCCTCCTGCTCATCGTGGCCAACGCCTCGCTGGCCGTCTCGATGGTGCTCTACAACTCGTATCTTCCGCAGATCGCCCCGCCAGAGGAGCGCGACGCCGTCTCGTCGAGGGGCTGGGCCTTCGGCTACGCGGCGGGTTCGCTGGTCCTGGTGGCGAACCTGGTGCTCTACACCGCCCACGACAGCTTCGGCGTCTCGGAGGCGATGGCGGTCCGCATCTGTCTGGCCTCGGCGGGCATCTGGTGGGGCGCCTTCACCCTGATACCGCTCAAGCGGCTGCGCGACCGGCGCGCGCCGTCGGGTTCCGCGGACAGGTTCGCGCCCGGCTGGCGGCAACTGGCGGCGACCGTGCGCGACATGCGCCGCCAACCGCTCACCCTCGCCTTCCTCCTGGCGTACCTCGTCTACAACGACGGCATCCAGACGGTCATCTCACAGGCCTCCGTGTACGGGTCCGAGGAACTGGGCCTCGACCAGTCGACGCTGATCGTCGCCGTACTGCTGGTCCAGCTGCTCGCGGTGGCCGGCGCCCTCGGGATGGGCCGGCTGGCCCGGACGTACGGCGCCAAACGGATCATCCTCGGGTCCCTGGTCGCCTGGACCCTCACGCTGGCCGCCGGATACTTCCTGCCCGCGGGAGCGCCCGGCTGGTTCTTCGTGCTCGCCGCGGGCATCGGGCTCGTCCTCGGCGGCAGCCAGGCGCTGTCCCGGTCCCTGTTCTCGCACCTGGTGCCGCCCGGCAAGGAGGCCGAGTACTTCTCGGCGTACGAGATGAGCGACCGCGGGATGAGCTGGCTGGGCCCGCTCCTGTTCGGTCTGACCTACCAGCTGACGGGCAGCTATCGGGACGCGATCATCTCGCTCGTTGCCTTCTTCGTGCTGGGATTCGTCCTGCTCGCGCGGGTACCCGTGCGGCAGGCGGTGCGCGACGCGGGTAACCCCGTTCCCGCGAGGATTTAG
- a CDS encoding ankyrin repeat domain-containing protein: MSEAPDPEVVELATKIFDLARQGRTEALVAYVDAGVPANLTNDRGDSLVMLAAYHGHADAVSALLERGAEADRINDRGQTPLAGAVFKGEDAVIRVLLDAGADPSAGTPSAVDTARMFAKAELLDLFGAH; this comes from the coding sequence ATGAGTGAAGCCCCCGACCCCGAGGTCGTGGAGCTGGCGACCAAGATCTTCGATCTGGCCCGGCAGGGGCGGACCGAGGCGCTCGTGGCGTACGTCGACGCGGGTGTTCCGGCCAACCTCACCAATGACCGCGGCGACTCGCTCGTGATGCTCGCCGCCTACCACGGTCACGCCGACGCCGTGAGCGCCCTCCTGGAGCGCGGGGCGGAGGCGGACCGTATCAACGACCGAGGCCAGACTCCGCTCGCCGGAGCCGTCTTCAAGGGCGAGGACGCCGTCATCCGCGTCCTCCTCGACGCGGGCGCGGACCCCTCGGCGGGGACTCCCTCCGCCGTCGACACGGCCCGCATGTTCGCGAAGGCCGAACTGCTCGACCTGTTCGGAGCACACTGA
- a CDS encoding polyprenol monophosphomannose synthase: MNDGVERHFGPLGTTLVIIPTFNEAENIKRIVGRVRAAVPAAHVLIADDNSPDGTGKLADELTVEDDHVHVLHRKGKEGLGAAYLAGFSWGLEHGYGVLVEMDADGSHQPEELPRLLTALKGADLVLGSRWVPGGRVVNWPKSREFLSRGGSLYSRVLLDVPIRDVTGGYRAFRRETLERLGLGEVSSQGYCFQVDLARRAVRAGCHVVEVPITFVERELGDSKMSRDILVEALWRVTTWGVGERAGRVLGRKQP; encoded by the coding sequence GTGAACGACGGCGTTGAGCGACATTTCGGTCCGCTCGGCACGACCTTGGTGATCATCCCGACCTTCAACGAGGCGGAGAACATCAAGAGGATCGTCGGCCGGGTGCGGGCCGCCGTGCCCGCGGCGCACGTCCTGATCGCCGACGACAACAGCCCCGACGGCACCGGCAAACTCGCCGACGAGCTGACCGTCGAGGACGACCACGTCCACGTGCTGCACCGCAAGGGCAAGGAAGGCCTCGGCGCCGCCTACCTCGCGGGCTTCTCCTGGGGCCTGGAACACGGGTACGGGGTCCTCGTCGAGATGGACGCCGACGGCTCGCACCAGCCCGAGGAACTGCCCCGGCTGCTGACCGCCCTCAAGGGGGCCGATCTGGTGCTCGGATCCCGCTGGGTGCCGGGCGGCAGGGTGGTGAACTGGCCCAAGTCCCGTGAGTTCCTCTCGCGCGGCGGAAGCCTGTACTCGCGCGTCCTGCTCGACGTGCCGATCCGTGACGTCACCGGCGGCTATCGGGCCTTCCGGCGCGAGACCCTGGAGCGCCTCGGCCTCGGAGAGGTCTCCTCGCAGGGTTACTGCTTCCAGGTCGACCTGGCCCGCCGGGCCGTGAGAGCCGGGTGTCACGTGGTCGAGGTGCCGATCACCTTCGTCGAGCGCGAACTGGGTGACTCCAAGATGAGCCGCGACATCCTGGTGGAGGCCCTGTGGCGGGTCACCACGTGGGGTGTGGGGGAGCGGGCCGGGCGAGTGCTGGGGCGCAAGCAGCCCTGA
- a CDS encoding amidohydrolase encodes MSESTTEPEPSRTPSGTPRTTPSGQDDGSRGARTLLLRGGEVHSPADPFATAMVVERGQVAWVGSEGAADAFSDGVDEVVDLEGALVTPAFTDAHVHTTATGLALTGLDLSDARALGDALARVRDFAASRPADRVLLGHGWDASRWPERRPPRRDELDEATGGRPLYLSRIDVHSAVATTAMLDLAPGVRGAAGFEDGEPLTRDAHHAVRAAAFAAVTPAQRTEAQRAALRHAASLGIGSVHECAGPEISSEDDFTGLLRLAAEEAGPRVVGYWAEQDVTKALALGAAGAAGDLFVDGALGSHTACLHRPYTDADHTGTAYLDTAAVAAHVVACTEAGLQAGFHAIGDAAVASVVDGMRAAAEKVGLARVRAARHRVEHAEMLTPGTIAGFADLGLTASVQPAFDALWGGEEGMYAERLGAERARTLNPYAALLRAGVPLAFGSDSPVTPLDPWGTIRAAAFHRTPEHRVSVRAAFTAHTRGGWRAVGRDDGGSLVPGAPADYAVWRTEELVVQAPDDRVARWSTDPRSGTPGLPDLSPGAGLPVCLRTVVDGRTVFVRPDE; translated from the coding sequence ATGAGTGAGAGCACCACCGAACCCGAGCCGAGCCGCACCCCCTCGGGCACACCACGTACGACACCGTCCGGTCAGGACGACGGCTCCCGCGGAGCGCGGACCCTGCTGCTGCGGGGCGGCGAAGTGCACAGCCCCGCCGACCCGTTCGCCACCGCGATGGTCGTGGAACGCGGACAGGTCGCCTGGGTCGGCTCGGAGGGCGCCGCCGACGCGTTCTCGGACGGCGTGGACGAGGTGGTCGACCTCGAAGGGGCGCTCGTCACCCCGGCGTTCACCGACGCGCACGTGCACACCACGGCCACCGGCCTCGCCCTCACCGGCCTCGACCTCTCCGACGCCCGCGCCCTCGGCGACGCGCTGGCCCGCGTACGGGACTTCGCGGCCTCCCGCCCCGCCGACCGGGTGCTTCTCGGGCACGGCTGGGACGCGTCCCGCTGGCCCGAGCGGCGGCCCCCGCGGCGCGACGAGCTCGACGAGGCCACCGGCGGCCGCCCGCTCTACCTCAGCCGCATCGACGTCCACTCGGCCGTCGCCACCACGGCCATGCTCGACCTGGCGCCGGGCGTGCGCGGGGCGGCCGGGTTCGAGGACGGCGAACCGCTCACCCGCGACGCCCATCACGCCGTACGCGCCGCCGCGTTCGCGGCCGTGACGCCGGCGCAGCGCACGGAGGCCCAGCGCGCGGCCCTGCGGCACGCGGCCTCGCTCGGCATCGGCTCCGTGCACGAGTGCGCGGGCCCGGAGATCTCCTCCGAGGACGACTTCACCGGGCTGCTGCGGCTCGCCGCCGAAGAGGCCGGCCCCCGTGTCGTCGGCTACTGGGCCGAGCAGGACGTCACCAAGGCCCTCGCCCTGGGAGCCGCAGGCGCGGCGGGCGACCTCTTCGTGGACGGCGCCCTCGGCTCGCACACGGCCTGTCTGCACCGGCCGTACACCGACGCGGACCACACCGGCACGGCCTACCTGGACACCGCTGCCGTCGCCGCCCATGTGGTGGCGTGCACCGAGGCGGGGCTCCAGGCGGGCTTCCACGCCATCGGAGACGCCGCCGTGGCCTCGGTGGTCGACGGTATGCGCGCAGCCGCCGAGAAGGTCGGTCTGGCCCGCGTACGCGCCGCCCGGCACCGCGTCGAGCACGCCGAGATGCTCACGCCCGGGACGATCGCCGGTTTCGCCGACCTCGGCCTCACCGCATCCGTCCAGCCGGCCTTCGACGCGCTGTGGGGCGGCGAGGAGGGCATGTACGCCGAGCGCCTGGGTGCCGAGCGCGCCCGCACGCTCAACCCCTACGCGGCCCTGCTGCGGGCCGGCGTGCCGCTCGCCTTCGGTTCCGACAGCCCCGTCACGCCGCTCGACCCCTGGGGCACGATCCGTGCCGCCGCCTTCCATCGAACTCCTGAGCACCGGGTGTCCGTCCGCGCCGCCTTCACGGCGCACACGCGGGGCGGCTGGCGGGCGGTCGGACGGGACGACGGGGGGTCCCTGGTGCCGGGCGCGCCCGCGGACTACGCCGTGTGGCGCACCGAGGAACTCGTGGTCCAGGCCCCGGACGACCGGGTGGCCCGCTGGTCGACCGACCCCCGCTCCGGAACCCCTGGACTGCCCGACCTGTCACCCGGCGCGGGCCTGCCCGTCTGTCTGCGTACCGTGGTGGACGGTCGAACCGTATTCGTACGGCCGGACGAGTGA
- the yczE gene encoding membrane protein YczE, protein MPTPPSGHLTRRLLQLYAGLALYGASSALLVEAGLGLEPWGVLHQGLAERTGLTIGVVSIVVGAVVLLLWIPLRQRPGLGTVSNVFVVGIAMDGALALLPDVHALAIRVPLMVAGIVLNGMATGLYIAARFGPGPRDGLMTGFHRRTGRSIRLVRTTLEVAVVATGFVLGGTVGAGTVLYAVTIGPLAQFFLRVSAVPTASPGGSAVVATGPSKRAILRG, encoded by the coding sequence TTGCCCACTCCGCCGTCGGGGCACCTCACCCGCCGACTCCTCCAGCTGTACGCGGGTCTGGCCCTGTACGGAGCGAGTTCGGCCCTCCTCGTGGAGGCGGGTCTGGGCCTGGAGCCCTGGGGTGTGCTGCATCAGGGCCTCGCCGAACGGACCGGGCTGACGATCGGCGTCGTGTCGATCGTCGTGGGGGCCGTCGTCCTTCTCCTGTGGATCCCGCTGCGCCAGCGCCCGGGCCTCGGCACGGTGTCCAACGTCTTCGTGGTCGGCATCGCGATGGACGGCGCGCTCGCCCTGCTGCCGGACGTGCACGCCCTCGCGATCCGGGTCCCGCTGATGGTGGCGGGCATCGTGCTCAACGGTATGGCGACCGGCCTCTACATAGCGGCCCGCTTCGGTCCGGGCCCGCGCGACGGCCTGATGACCGGCTTCCACCGGCGCACCGGCCGCTCGATCCGCCTGGTGCGCACGACCCTCGAAGTGGCCGTGGTCGCGACGGGCTTCGTCCTCGGCGGCACGGTCGGCGCGGGCACGGTCCTGTACGCGGTGACCATCGGACCGCTGGCCCAGTTCTTCCTGCGGGTGTCCGCCGTCCCCACGGCATCACCGGGCGGCAGCGCGGTCGTTGCCACCGGGCCATCAAAGCGGGCGATACTGCGCGGGTGA